From the genome of Streptomyces sp. NBC_01341, one region includes:
- a CDS encoding bifunctional metallophosphatase/5'-nucleotidase produces the protein MSATSQKNRASRRVLSAAAGLATMGALVAAVPAGAQGHGHGHGHHQPRTVDVQLLSFNDLHGNLEPPAGSAGTVAEKQADGTVKSVPAGGVEYLATSLRTARKGHPYSVTAAGGDMVGASPLLSGLFHDEPTIEALNGLDLDVTAVGNHEFDEGATELGRLQNGGCHPVEGCYEKGKKFKGADFPYLAANVTSEKSGRPILKPYTVWRKNGVKIGFIGVTLEGTPNIVTANGVKGLEFHDEIETVNKYAKELDRQGVKSIVALIHEGGSPASTSYNYDCDSPGAGDGISGPIVDIAKGITSKVDALVTGHTHQAYVCTVPDPSGKPRMVTSASSFGKLYTDTTLTYDRRTKDIVRTSVKSVNSVKSANHIVSRDQAKATDMTALIARWNTLAAPIASRPQGFISADINGRGSTAPEKPLGNLIADAQLEGLAPADKGGAVVAFMNPGGIRSDLVYSASGSEGDGVVTYGEAFTVQPFTNMMNVVDLTGVQLVAALQQQVSGSNAASPKILQVSKGLTYTLDMTKAGADRVVTSSILLNGVAIDPAKTYRVAMNEFLAGGGDGFAALGQGTNKLVGPSDLDLFNAYLAAHSTASAPLAPPATDRITVVQ, from the coding sequence ATGTCAGCGACTTCACAGAAGAACCGTGCCTCCCGGCGGGTGCTCTCCGCCGCGGCCGGGCTGGCCACGATGGGCGCACTCGTCGCCGCCGTGCCTGCCGGCGCCCAGGGCCACGGACACGGTCACGGCCACCACCAGCCCCGCACCGTCGACGTGCAGCTGCTCTCCTTCAACGACCTCCACGGCAACCTCGAGCCGCCCGCCGGTTCGGCCGGGACGGTCGCCGAGAAGCAGGCCGACGGCACGGTGAAGTCGGTTCCGGCCGGTGGCGTCGAGTACCTCGCGACCTCGCTGCGCACCGCGCGGAAGGGGCACCCGTACTCCGTCACCGCGGCAGGCGGCGACATGGTGGGCGCGAGCCCGCTGCTGTCGGGTCTCTTCCACGACGAGCCGACCATCGAGGCGCTCAACGGGCTCGACCTCGACGTGACGGCCGTGGGCAACCACGAGTTCGACGAGGGTGCCACCGAGCTGGGCCGCCTGCAGAACGGCGGCTGCCACCCCGTCGAGGGCTGCTACGAGAAGGGCAAGAAGTTCAAGGGTGCGGACTTCCCCTACCTCGCGGCCAACGTGACGAGCGAGAAGTCCGGCAGGCCGATCCTCAAGCCGTACACGGTCTGGAGGAAGAACGGCGTCAAGATCGGCTTCATCGGGGTGACCCTGGAGGGCACGCCGAACATCGTCACGGCGAACGGCGTCAAGGGCCTCGAGTTCCACGACGAGATCGAGACGGTCAACAAGTACGCCAAGGAGCTGGACCGGCAGGGCGTCAAGTCCATCGTCGCGCTGATCCACGAGGGCGGTTCCCCGGCCTCGACCTCGTACAACTACGACTGCGACAGCCCCGGTGCCGGTGACGGCATCTCGGGCCCGATCGTCGACATCGCCAAGGGCATCACGTCCAAGGTCGACGCCCTGGTCACCGGGCACACGCACCAGGCCTACGTCTGCACGGTGCCGGACCCCTCCGGCAAGCCGCGCATGGTCACGTCGGCGTCGTCGTTCGGCAAGCTCTACACGGACACGACGCTGACCTACGACCGCCGCACCAAGGACATCGTCCGTACGTCGGTGAAGTCCGTGAATTCGGTGAAGTCGGCGAACCACATCGTCAGCCGGGACCAGGCCAAGGCCACCGACATGACCGCGCTGATCGCCCGCTGGAACACGCTGGCCGCCCCGATCGCGAGCCGGCCCCAGGGCTTCATCTCCGCCGACATCAACGGCCGCGGCTCCACCGCTCCCGAGAAGCCGCTCGGCAACCTGATCGCAGACGCCCAGCTGGAGGGCCTGGCCCCGGCGGACAAGGGGGGCGCGGTCGTCGCGTTCATGAACCCGGGCGGCATCCGCTCGGACCTGGTGTACTCGGCGTCCGGCAGTGAGGGCGACGGAGTGGTGACGTACGGCGAGGCGTTCACCGTCCAGCCGTTCACCAACATGATGAACGTCGTCGACCTCACCGGAGTGCAGCTCGTCGCCGCCCTCCAGCAGCAGGTCAGCGGATCCAACGCGGCGTCCCCGAAGATCCTCCAGGTCTCGAAGGGCCTCACCTACACGCTGGACATGACGAAGGCGGGTGCCGACCGGGTGGTCACCTCCTCGATCCTGCTGAACGGTGTCGCGATCGACCCGGCGAAGACGTACCGCGTCGCGATGAACGAGTTCCTCGCGGGCGGCGGCGACGGCTTCGCCGCCCTCGGCCAGGGCACGAACAAGCTGGTCGGCCCGTCCGACCTGGACCTGTTCAACGCCTACCTGGCGGCGCACTCCACGGCCTCCGCGCCGCTGGCCCCGCCGGCCACGGACCGGATCACGGTCGTGCAGTAG
- the mshD gene encoding mycothiol synthase, with the protein MTTDAPLPAPGREIETLDVLTPEQADTVLALLGEAAATDGRQAVSEQGRLQLKGGHREGVRHFLLTVDGELAGYAQLEDTDPVEAPAAELVVHPSHRGRGHGRALGAALLGATGKRLRVWAHGGKSAARHLAQVLGLSLFRELRQLRRPLGSLDIPEPALPPGVTIRTFVPGQDDAAWLAVNSAAFAHHPEQGSLTQRDLDDREAEAWFDPKGFFLAERDGEIIGFHWTKVHAEDDLGEVYVVGIRPDAQGGGLGKALTAIGLRHLAAQGLPTAMLYVDADNPAALSVYERMGFATHEVDLMYRTES; encoded by the coding sequence ATGACGACTGACGCACCCCTCCCCGCCCCCGGACGCGAGATCGAGACCCTCGACGTGCTCACCCCCGAGCAGGCCGACACCGTCCTCGCCCTTCTCGGCGAGGCAGCCGCGACCGACGGGCGGCAGGCCGTCTCCGAGCAGGGTCGCCTGCAGTTGAAGGGCGGGCACCGCGAAGGTGTCCGGCACTTCCTGCTCACCGTCGACGGCGAGTTGGCCGGATACGCCCAGCTGGAGGACACCGATCCCGTCGAGGCCCCCGCCGCCGAACTGGTCGTGCATCCCTCCCACCGGGGGCGTGGGCACGGCCGCGCCCTCGGTGCCGCCCTCCTCGGCGCGACCGGGAAGCGGCTGCGGGTCTGGGCGCACGGCGGCAAGTCGGCCGCACGGCACCTCGCACAGGTCCTCGGCCTGTCGTTGTTCCGCGAACTGCGTCAGCTTCGACGCCCGTTGGGATCCCTCGACATCCCCGAGCCGGCGCTCCCGCCGGGCGTCACGATCCGCACCTTCGTGCCGGGCCAGGACGACGCCGCCTGGCTCGCCGTGAACAGTGCCGCGTTCGCCCACCACCCCGAACAGGGCTCCCTCACCCAGCGGGACCTCGACGACCGCGAGGCCGAAGCCTGGTTCGACCCCAAGGGCTTCTTCCTGGCCGAGCGGGACGGCGAGATCATCGGCTTCCACTGGACGAAGGTGCACGCCGAGGACGACCTCGGCGAGGTCTACGTCGTCGGCATCCGGCCGGACGCCCAGGGCGGCGGCCTCGGCAAGGCGCTCACCGCGATCGGCCTGCGCCACCTGGCCGCACAGGGCCTGCCGACGGCGATGCTCTACGTCGACGCGGACAACCCGGCCGCGTTGTCGGTGTACGAGCGGATGGGCTTCGCCACGCACGAGGTCGACCTGATGTACCGCACCGAGTCCTGA
- a CDS encoding GntR family transcriptional regulator — MAESAAVEFRIDRRSGVATYLQIVQQTKQALRLGVLEPGDRLPTAREVVEATAINPNTVLKAYRELEREGLVEGRRGLGTFVRRTLGSAAATTDPPLRAELAEWTRRARAAGLEKDDVSALFTDVLDSTFKGDQH, encoded by the coding sequence ATGGCAGAGTCCGCAGCGGTCGAGTTCCGTATCGACCGGCGCAGCGGCGTCGCCACCTACCTCCAGATCGTGCAGCAGACCAAGCAGGCGCTCCGCCTCGGTGTGCTGGAGCCGGGCGACCGGCTGCCCACGGCCCGCGAGGTCGTCGAGGCCACGGCCATCAATCCCAACACCGTGCTCAAGGCCTACCGCGAACTGGAGCGCGAAGGCCTCGTCGAAGGCCGCCGCGGCCTCGGCACCTTCGTCCGCCGCACCCTCGGCAGCGCGGCGGCGACCACCGACCCGCCGCTGCGCGCGGAACTCGCGGAGTGGACCCGCAGGGCCCGCGCCGCGGGACTGGAGAAGGACGACGTGAGCGCACTCTTCACCGACGTACTCGACAGCACGTTCAAGGGGGACCAGCACTGA
- a CDS encoding ABC transporter ATP-binding protein — protein MTGAAIEADGLGMTYGRKRGWALRDCSFRLPAGRICALVGPNGAGKSTLLALASGLLRPAEGSVRVLGSTPAEARPRIAYVAQDKPLYSQLTVGDTLWAGAELNPATWDRAAADHVAGSLPQDATVRALSGGQRTRLALAMALGKRPELMLLDEPMADLDPLARHQLMGVLMAEAAEHGTTIVMSSHILTELEGACDYLLLVDGGRVRLGGESEDIVAAHAVLTGQARDLAPHTVVESRTTGRQLTALVRKEGPVDRTAWDVTEPSLEELLLAHLRSPDAPVLLTPSAENVEAVAAI, from the coding sequence ATGACAGGCGCCGCGATCGAGGCCGACGGCCTCGGCATGACCTACGGGCGGAAGCGCGGGTGGGCGCTGCGCGACTGCTCGTTCCGGCTGCCCGCCGGCCGGATCTGCGCCCTGGTGGGGCCCAACGGTGCGGGGAAGTCCACCCTGCTCGCCCTCGCGTCGGGCCTGCTCCGGCCTGCCGAGGGATCGGTACGGGTGCTCGGCTCGACCCCCGCCGAAGCTCGTCCGCGCATCGCGTACGTGGCTCAGGACAAGCCCCTGTATTCGCAGCTCACCGTGGGCGACACCCTGTGGGCCGGAGCCGAGCTCAACCCCGCGACCTGGGACCGGGCGGCCGCCGATCATGTGGCCGGCTCCCTTCCCCAGGACGCCACGGTCCGGGCGCTCTCCGGAGGCCAGCGCACCCGGCTCGCCCTGGCCATGGCGCTCGGCAAGCGTCCCGAACTGATGCTGCTGGACGAGCCGATGGCCGACCTCGACCCGCTCGCCCGCCACCAGCTGATGGGCGTCCTGATGGCGGAGGCCGCCGAACACGGCACCACCATCGTGATGTCGTCGCACATCCTCACCGAACTGGAGGGCGCCTGCGACTACCTCCTGCTCGTCGACGGCGGCCGGGTCCGGCTCGGCGGCGAGAGCGAGGACATCGTCGCCGCGCACGCCGTGCTCACCGGCCAGGCGCGCGACCTCGCCCCGCACACGGTCGTCGAGTCGCGCACGACCGGGCGTCAGCTCACCGCACTCGTACGGAAGGAAGGCCCGGTGGACCGCACCGCGTGGGACGTGACGGAGCCGTCCCTGGAGGAGCTGCTGCTGGCCCACCTCCGCTCCCCGGACGCCCCGGTCCTGCTCACCCCGAGCGCCGAGAACGTCGAGGCGGTGGCCGCGATATGA
- a CDS encoding RNA degradosome polyphosphate kinase, which translates to MSQQPSSEVPVQPAQPSVGSLAAHRPHAVAGGVPTGLSTAADLDPDLDNDADAYEPEADGDELPQGRFLDRERSWLAFNERVLELAEDPATPLLERANFLAIFASNLDEFFMVRVAGLKRRIATGVATRSASGLQPREVLDLIWTRSRELMARHAACYQQDIAPALSDEGIQLVRWPDLTEKEQARLFTFFRQRVFPVLTPLAVDPAHPFPYISGLSLNLAVVVRNPVSGHRHFARVKVPPLLTRFLEASPQRYVPIEDIIAAHLEELFPGMEVLAHHMFRVTRNEDLEVEEDDAENLLQALEKELMRRRFGPPVRLEVEESIDPYVLDLLVRELKISETELYPLPGPLDLTGLFGIASLDRPELKYPKFIAGTHRDLAEVESASAPDIFAALRERDVLLHHPYDSFSTSVQAFLEQAAGDPDVLAIKQTLYRTSGDSPIVDALIDAAESGKQVLVLVEIKARFDEQANIKWARKLEEAGCHVVYGLVGLKTHCKLSLVVRQEGDTLRRYSHVGTGNYHPKTARLYEDLGLLTADPQVGADLSDLFNRLSGYSRRETYRRLLVAPKSLRDGLIARINKEVTHHRAGRPAYVRIKVNSMVDEAVIDACYRAGQAGVPVDIWVRGICAIRPGVSGLSENVRVRSILGRFLEHSRLFAFGNGGEPEVWFGSADMMHRNLDRRIEALVRVTDPAHRAALSRLLETGMSDTTSSWHLGPDGNWTRHSTDADGQPLRHVQEMLIDARRRRRATP; encoded by the coding sequence ATGAGCCAGCAGCCCAGCTCCGAGGTCCCGGTCCAGCCCGCCCAGCCGTCGGTGGGCTCCCTCGCCGCGCACCGGCCCCACGCCGTCGCCGGCGGGGTGCCCACAGGTCTGTCCACAGCCGCCGACCTGGATCCCGATCTGGACAACGACGCGGACGCCTACGAGCCCGAGGCGGACGGCGACGAGCTGCCGCAGGGCCGGTTCCTGGACCGGGAGCGCAGTTGGCTCGCGTTCAACGAACGCGTCCTGGAACTGGCCGAGGACCCCGCCACACCCCTACTCGAACGGGCTAATTTCCTCGCGATCTTCGCGTCGAACCTGGACGAGTTCTTCATGGTCCGGGTGGCCGGTCTCAAGCGCCGTATCGCCACCGGCGTCGCGACCCGGTCCGCGTCCGGGCTGCAGCCCCGTGAGGTGCTCGACCTGATCTGGACCCGCTCGCGCGAGCTCATGGCGCGGCACGCCGCCTGCTACCAGCAGGACATCGCGCCCGCCCTGTCCGACGAGGGCATCCAGCTGGTCCGCTGGCCCGACCTGACAGAGAAGGAGCAGGCCCGCCTGTTCACCTTCTTCCGGCAGCGGGTCTTCCCCGTGCTGACCCCGCTGGCAGTCGACCCGGCCCACCCCTTCCCCTACATCTCGGGGCTCTCGCTCAACCTCGCCGTCGTCGTGCGCAACCCCGTGAGCGGGCACCGCCACTTCGCCCGCGTCAAGGTGCCGCCGCTGCTCACGCGCTTCCTGGAAGCGTCCCCGCAGCGTTACGTCCCGATAGAGGACATCATCGCGGCCCACCTCGAGGAGCTCTTCCCGGGCATGGAGGTCCTGGCCCACCACATGTTCCGGGTCACCAGGAACGAGGACCTGGAGGTCGAGGAGGACGACGCCGAGAACCTCCTCCAGGCGCTGGAGAAGGAGCTCATGCGGCGCCGCTTCGGCCCGCCGGTCCGTCTGGAGGTCGAGGAGTCCATCGACCCGTACGTCCTGGACCTGCTGGTGCGCGAGCTGAAGATCTCCGAGACCGAGCTCTACCCGCTGCCCGGCCCGCTCGACCTCACCGGCCTCTTCGGGATCGCCTCGCTGGACCGGCCCGAGCTGAAGTACCCCAAGTTCATCGCCGGGACCCATCGCGACCTGGCCGAGGTCGAGTCCGCCTCCGCGCCCGACATCTTCGCCGCCCTGCGCGAACGCGACGTACTGCTGCACCACCCGTACGACTCCTTCTCCACCTCCGTCCAGGCCTTCCTGGAACAGGCGGCGGGTGACCCGGACGTCCTCGCGATCAAGCAGACCCTCTACCGGACCTCGGGCGACTCGCCGATAGTCGACGCCCTCATCGACGCCGCCGAGTCCGGGAAGCAGGTCCTCGTCCTCGTCGAGATCAAGGCACGCTTCGACGAGCAGGCCAACATCAAGTGGGCCCGCAAGCTGGAGGAGGCCGGCTGCCACGTCGTCTACGGCCTCGTGGGTCTCAAGACGCACTGCAAGCTCTCCCTGGTGGTCCGTCAGGAGGGAGACACGCTGCGCCGCTACTCCCACGTCGGCACCGGCAACTACCACCCCAAGACGGCCCGGCTGTACGAGGACCTCGGGCTCCTCACCGCCGACCCGCAGGTCGGGGCCGACCTCTCCGACCTCTTCAACCGGCTCTCCGGCTACTCCCGCCGCGAGACCTACCGCCGGCTGCTGGTGGCCCCGAAGTCCCTGCGCGACGGGCTGATCGCCCGGATCAACAAAGAGGTCACGCACCACCGGGCGGGACGGCCGGCCTACGTGCGCATCAAGGTCAACTCGATGGTCGACGAAGCGGTCATCGACGCCTGCTACCGGGCCGGGCAGGCCGGGGTGCCGGTCGACATCTGGGTACGCGGCATCTGCGCGATCCGCCCCGGTGTCAGCGGTCTCTCCGAGAACGTCAGGGTCCGCTCGATACTGGGCCGCTTCCTCGAACACTCCCGGCTCTTCGCCTTCGGCAACGGCGGGGAACCCGAAGTCTGGTTCGGCAGTGCCGACATGATGCACCGCAACCTCGACCGCCGGATCGAAGCCCTGGTCCGCGTCACCGACCCCGCGCACCGCGCCGCGCTCAGCAGGCTCCTGGAAACGGGCATGTCCGACACCACGTCCTCCTGGCACCTGGGCCCCGACGGCAACTGGACCAGGCACTCCACGGACGCGGACGGCCAGCCGTTGCGGCACGTACAAGAGATGCTCATCGATGCCCGGAGGCGTAGGCGTGCGACGCCCTGA
- a CDS encoding CHAD domain-containing protein encodes MRRPDHPTTTLSAGAVLAPYLREQAAGFLRGLRLHREHSAPADAGTHGADEAARALRHAARRMSATLHTFRGALEPVWADHLRAELAWLSGTLAREHAYATRLGRLLDALHQLSGTSLPAARAAGDADTTEAAKERAALDVGAARAGALLERRLTLARTRAHSAALQAIGSSRFHAVADGVALLASEVPLAPAAAGPAARVLHDPAGLAEERMLAAVAALPPDEAVEPYNETHDALWHQARLLLRLHRYAHEVLRGAPDPALTGPGHALELHRDAAEAAAAAAEAARTPRIAPATAYALGVLHADQRHEVAAARAVFREAWPRAAAVTAR; translated from the coding sequence GTGCGACGCCCTGACCACCCGACGACGACCCTCTCCGCCGGAGCGGTCCTCGCGCCGTACCTCCGCGAACAGGCAGCCGGATTCCTGCGGGGCCTGCGCCTGCACCGCGAGCACAGCGCCCCGGCGGACGCGGGCACGCACGGCGCCGACGAGGCGGCCCGCGCACTACGCCACGCCGCCCGCCGCATGAGCGCCACCCTGCACACCTTCCGGGGAGCACTGGAACCCGTCTGGGCCGACCACCTCCGGGCGGAACTGGCCTGGCTCTCCGGCACCCTGGCCCGCGAACACGCCTACGCCACCCGCCTCGGGCGACTGCTGGACGCCCTGCACCAGCTCTCCGGAACCTCGCTGCCGGCCGCCAGGGCCGCGGGAGACGCGGACACCACCGAGGCCGCCAAGGAGCGGGCGGCGCTCGACGTCGGCGCCGCGCGAGCCGGCGCCCTCCTGGAACGCCGGCTGACCCTCGCCAGGACCCGCGCCCACTCGGCGGCGCTCCAGGCCATCGGCTCCTCCCGCTTCCACGCGGTCGCCGACGGCGTCGCCCTGCTCGCCTCGGAGGTCCCCCTGGCGCCGGCCGCAGCCGGACCGGCCGCCAGGGTGCTCCACGACCCGGCCGGACTGGCGGAGGAGCGGATGCTGGCCGCGGTCGCCGCCCTGCCGCCCGACGAGGCGGTGGAGCCGTACAACGAAACCCACGACGCCCTCTGGCACCAGGCCCGCCTGCTGCTCCGGCTGCACCGGTACGCCCACGAGGTGCTGCGGGGCGCCCCCGATCCGGCGCTGACCGGGCCGGGGCACGCCCTCGAACTGCACCGGGACGCGGCGGAGGCGGCAGCCGCCGCGGCGGAGGCGGCCCGCACCCCGAGGATCGCCCCGGCGACCGCGTACGCCCTGGGTGTGCTGCACGCCGACCAGCGGCACGAGGTGGCGGCCGCGCGTGCGGTGTTCCGTGAGGCCTGGCCCCGTGCGGCGGCCGTGACCGCGCGGTGA
- a CDS encoding NUDIX hydrolase, producing MSGLVLAAGCVLWRRSPEGRTEICLVHRPRYDDWSFPKGKLKRGETALEGALREVLEETGHRCAPGAVLPTALYTANGRPKEVSYWAAEAGGGTFVPNDEVDRLAWLPPESARALLTRPGDRVQLDACVGSLRPAA from the coding sequence GTGAGCGGCCTCGTGCTCGCGGCGGGCTGCGTGCTGTGGCGCCGCTCGCCGGAGGGCCGCACGGAGATCTGCCTGGTGCACCGGCCGCGCTACGACGACTGGTCGTTCCCCAAGGGCAAGCTCAAGCGCGGCGAGACGGCGCTGGAGGGCGCCCTGCGGGAGGTGCTGGAGGAGACGGGCCACCGCTGCGCCCCGGGCGCCGTCCTGCCGACGGCCCTCTACACGGCGAACGGGCGCCCCAAAGAGGTCAGTTACTGGGCGGCTGAGGCGGGCGGCGGCACTTTCGTACCCAACGACGAGGTGGACCGGCTGGCCTGGCTCCCTCCCGAGTCCGCCCGCGCCCTCCTGACCCGGCCCGGTGACCGGGTCCAGCTGGACGCGTGCGTGGGGTCGCTCCGGCCCGCTGCCTGA
- the map gene encoding type I methionyl aminopeptidase — translation MIEILNPTLLARAGDTGALVADILQTLKSRSTVGTNLLDIDRWTKAMIDEAGAQSCYVDYAPSFGRGPFGHHICTAVNDAVLHGRPHDYTLLDGDLLTLDLAVSLRGIAADAAISFVVGGTRDPESVAMISATERALAAGIAAAGPGARIGDISHAIGTVLGEAGYPVNTQFGGHGIGSTMHQDPHVPNTGRAGRGYTLRPGLLLALEPWVMADTAELVTDADGWTLRSATGCRTAHTEHTIAITDDGADILTLPRHARP, via the coding sequence ATGATCGAGATCCTGAACCCCACCCTGCTGGCCAGGGCCGGAGACACGGGCGCCCTGGTCGCCGACATCCTGCAGACACTGAAGAGCCGCAGCACGGTCGGCACGAACCTCCTCGACATCGACCGCTGGACGAAGGCCATGATCGACGAGGCCGGGGCACAGTCCTGCTACGTCGACTACGCGCCCTCCTTCGGCCGCGGCCCGTTCGGCCACCACATCTGCACGGCCGTCAACGACGCAGTGCTCCACGGGCGGCCGCACGACTACACACTGCTCGACGGCGACCTGCTGACGCTCGACCTGGCCGTCTCCCTGCGGGGGATCGCGGCGGACGCCGCGATCAGCTTCGTCGTGGGCGGCACGCGCGACCCGGAGAGCGTCGCGATGATCAGCGCCACGGAACGCGCACTGGCCGCGGGAATCGCCGCCGCGGGGCCCGGGGCGCGCATCGGTGACATCTCCCACGCGATCGGCACGGTCCTCGGCGAGGCCGGGTACCCGGTCAACACCCAGTTCGGAGGGCACGGCATCGGATCGACGATGCACCAGGACCCGCACGTCCCCAACACCGGCCGGGCGGGCCGCGGATACACCCTCCGCCCCGGACTGCTGCTGGCGCTGGAGCCGTGGGTCATGGCGGACACGGCCGAACTCGTCACCGACGCCGACGGATGGACGCTCCGGAGCGCGACGGGCTGCCGGACGGCGCACACCGAGCACACCATCGCCATCACCGACGACGGGGCCGACATCCTCACCCTGCCGCGGCACGCGCGCCCCTGA
- the pstS gene encoding phosphate ABC transporter substrate-binding protein PstS, translated as MKLQRKNRLRATALGALAVSSALVLTACGSDDNTSATTTGGKQTTAAASDIKCDGAQGQLRASGSSAQKNAMDLWVKNYMAACSGAEVNYSASSSGEGIVAFNQGTVSFAGSDSALKPEEVAESKKICKTGQGINLPMVGGPIAIGFHLEGVDSLTLDAPTLAKIFDTKIKKWNDPAIAKLNSGVKLPATAIQPFHRSDDSGTTQNLGKYLGAAASSDWKYEAEKKWPASGGQAASGSAGVAAQVKQVDGAIGYFELSYASSQQISTVDINTGGAAPVKATSENASKAIAAAKIKGTGKDLALDLDYTTKAEGAYPIVLVTYEVVCDTGNKADTLGSVKSFLTYTSSEAGQKVLVDAGYAPIPEAINAKVRETVAALS; from the coding sequence GTGAAGCTTCAGCGCAAGAACCGGCTTCGTGCCACCGCGCTCGGTGCCCTCGCCGTCTCCAGCGCCCTGGTCCTCACGGCGTGCGGTTCGGACGACAACACCAGCGCCACCACGACCGGAGGCAAGCAGACCACCGCCGCCGCATCGGACATCAAGTGCGACGGCGCCCAGGGCCAGCTGCGCGCCTCCGGGTCCAGCGCCCAGAAGAACGCGATGGACCTCTGGGTCAAGAACTACATGGCCGCCTGCTCCGGTGCCGAGGTCAACTACAGCGCGTCCTCCTCCGGTGAGGGCATCGTCGCGTTCAACCAGGGCACCGTCAGCTTCGCCGGCTCCGACTCGGCGCTGAAGCCCGAAGAGGTCGCCGAGTCGAAGAAGATCTGCAAGACCGGCCAGGGCATCAACCTCCCGATGGTCGGCGGCCCGATCGCGATCGGCTTCCACCTGGAGGGTGTCGACAGCCTCACGCTGGACGCCCCCACGCTCGCGAAGATCTTCGACACGAAGATCAAGAAGTGGAACGACCCCGCGATCGCCAAGCTCAACAGCGGCGTCAAGCTGCCCGCCACGGCCATCCAGCCCTTCCACCGCTCCGATGACTCCGGCACCACGCAGAACCTCGGCAAGTACCTGGGCGCCGCGGCTTCGAGCGACTGGAAGTACGAGGCCGAGAAGAAGTGGCCCGCCTCCGGTGGCCAGGCCGCGTCGGGCTCCGCGGGTGTCGCCGCCCAGGTCAAGCAGGTCGACGGCGCCATCGGCTACTTCGAGCTGTCCTACGCCTCCTCGCAGCAGATCTCCACCGTCGACATCAACACCGGTGGCGCCGCCCCGGTGAAGGCCACCTCGGAGAACGCCTCCAAGGCCATCGCCGCCGCCAAGATCAAGGGCACCGGCAAGGACCTGGCACTCGACCTCGACTACACCACCAAGGCCGAGGGCGCCTACCCGATCGTCCTGGTGACCTACGAGGTCGTCTGCGACACCGGCAACAAGGCCGACACCCTCGGCTCGGTCAAGTCCTTCCTGACCTACACCTCCTCCGAGGCGGGCCAGAAGGTTCTGGTCGACGCCGGCTACGCCCCGATCCCCGAGGCGATCAACGCCAAGGTCCGCGAGACGGTCGCCGCCCTCTCGTAA
- the pstC gene encoding phosphate ABC transporter permease subunit PstC, which yields MASTTPLDFPPAPPATRGRPKSTGRAGDKIFLSLSRGSGILLLVIMASIALFLSYRAVIAISKDEGNFLTTFDWNPAGDPPVFGIAVLLFGTVVSSIIAMVIAVPIAVGIALFISHYAPRKLAAPIAYVIDLLAAVPSIVYGIWGALVLVPHMEGLNLWLDQFFGWTYLFERTEVGVPRSLFTVGILLAIMILPIVTSVSREVFLQVPKMNEEAALALGATRWEVIRLTVLPFGRSGIISASMLGLGRALGETIAVATVLSPSFLISLHVLNPGGGTFAQNIAAKFGEANEFGRDALIASGLVLFVLTLLVNGAARLIIARRKEYSGANA from the coding sequence ATGGCTTCCACGACACCGCTCGACTTCCCGCCGGCTCCGCCGGCCACGCGCGGCCGCCCCAAGTCCACGGGGCGAGCCGGCGACAAGATCTTCCTGAGCCTCTCGCGGGGCTCAGGCATCCTGCTACTCGTGATCATGGCGTCGATCGCCCTGTTCCTCAGCTACCGCGCCGTCATCGCCATCTCGAAGGACGAGGGCAACTTCCTCACCACCTTCGACTGGAACCCCGCCGGTGACCCGCCGGTCTTCGGCATCGCGGTCCTCCTCTTCGGCACGGTCGTCAGCTCGATCATCGCGATGGTCATCGCGGTTCCGATCGCTGTCGGCATCGCCCTGTTCATCTCGCACTACGCGCCGCGCAAGCTGGCCGCCCCCATCGCCTACGTCATCGACCTGCTCGCCGCGGTGCCCAGCATCGTCTACGGCATCTGGGGCGCGCTGGTCCTCGTACCGCACATGGAGGGCCTGAACCTCTGGCTGGACCAGTTCTTCGGCTGGACCTACCTCTTCGAGAGGACCGAGGTCGGCGTCCCCCGCTCACTCTTCACCGTCGGCATCCTGCTCGCGATCATGATCCTGCCGATCGTGACCAGCGTCAGCCGCGAGGTCTTCCTCCAGGTCCCGAAGATGAACGAGGAGGCGGCACTCGCTCTCGGAGCCACCCGCTGGGAGGTCATCCGCCTCACGGTCCTGCCCTTCGGCCGCTCCGGGATCATCTCCGCCTCGATGCTGGGCCTGGGCCGGGCGCTCGGCGAGACGATTGCCGTCGCCACGGTCCTCTCGCCGAGCTTCCTCATCTCGCTGCACGTGCTCAATCCCGGCGGCGGGACCTTCGCGCAGAACATCGCCGCCAAATTCGGCGAGGCCAACGAGTTCGGGCGTGACGCCCTGATCGCCTCGGGTCTCGTCCTGTTCGTCCTCACCCTGCTGGTCAACGGCGCGGCCCGGCTCATCATCGCCCGCCGCAAGGAGTATTCGGGGGCCAACGCATGA